A window of the Miscanthus floridulus cultivar M001 chromosome 14, ASM1932011v1, whole genome shotgun sequence genome harbors these coding sequences:
- the LOC136505656 gene encoding very-long-chain (3R)-3-hydroxyacyl-CoA dehydratase PASTICCINO 2A-like: MFGVIQYFIQAIQLKAKDGCIIETHISTELIYIVWGNPVPHTGYTAESQESNLQIENSGVKSAVAMDQTATTVLFTGLPRWRASARRLYLSVYNRVVFFGWAQVLYYAVLTLRESGHKAVYAAVERPLQFAQTAAIMEILHGLVGLVRSPVSATLPQIGSRLFLTWGVLWSFPETQSHLLVTTLVISWSITEIIRYSFFGMKEAFGFAPSWLLWLRYSTFMLLYPTGISSEVGLIYIALPYMKASEKYCLRMPNKCNFSYDYFYSSILALLIYVPGSPHMYRYMLSQRKKALSKAKVA, from the exons ATGTTTGGGGTAATCCAGTACTTCATACAGGCTATACAGTTGAAAGCCAAGGACGGCTGCATTATAGAAACTCACATTTCTACCGAGTTAATATACATTGTTTGGGGTAATCCAGTACCTCATACAGGCTATAcagctgaaagccaagaaagtAATTTACAGATAGAA AATTCAGGTGTAAAATCAGCTGTAGCTATGGATCAAACAGCAACTACTGTTTTGTTCACAGGGCTACC GCGATGGCGGGCGTCGGCTCGGCGGCTCTACCTCTCCGTCTACAACCGGGTCGTCTTCTTCGGATG GGCGCAGGTGCTGTACTACGCGGTACTGACGCTGCGAGAGAGCGGGCACAAGGCCGTCTACGCCGCCGTCGAGAGGCCGCTACAGTTCGCGCAGACAGCAGCCATCATGGAG ATTCTTCATGGGCTCGTAG GGTTGGTGAGGTCTCCGGTCTCGGCAACTCTTCCACAGATTGGATCCAGGTTGTTCCTTACGTGGGGTGTCTTGTGGAGTTTTCCTGAG ACCCAGTCACATCTTCTTGTTACTACCTTGGTCATAAGCTGGTCTATCACTGAG ATCATCAGATACTCTTTCTTTGGAATGAAGGAGGCATTTG GCTTTGCACCTTCCTGGTTATTATGGCTTAG GTACAGCACCTTTATGTTGTTGTATCCTACTGGTATCTCTAGTGAAGTTGGTCTGATCTACATTGCCTTGCCTTACATGAAG GCATCGGAGAAATACTGTCTTAGGATGCCGAACAAATGCAACTTCTCATACGATTACTTCTATTCATCTATTCTTGCCCTCCTGATTTATGTTCCAG GAAGTCCGCACATGTACCGTTACATGCTCTCCCAGAGGAAGAAAGCACTGTCAAAGGCCAAAGTGGCGTAA